The Terracoccus luteus genome includes a region encoding these proteins:
- the purH gene encoding bifunctional phosphoribosylaminoimidazolecarboxamide formyltransferase/IMP cyclohydrolase, with translation MTDAPTTTTDEGRRPVRRALVSVYDKTGLDELARTLDAAGVAIVSTGSTARTIAAAGVAVTPVEEVTGFPECLEGRVKTLHPKVHAGILADTRKPDHLEQLAELGVEAFELVVVNLYPFRETVGSGASPDECIEQIDIGGPSMVRAAAKNHPSVAVVTDPAAYGEVAESVAAGGFTLGQRRRLAAEAFVHTASYDVAVASWMGNAYTDTSGGTGFPAWVGADYERGAVLRYGENPHQRAALYRSFDEGVASAEQLSGKEMSYNNYVDTDAAVRAAHDHGDRPTVAIIKHANPCGIAVGDTIEQAYERAHATDPVSAYGGIIAANRTITAAMARAAKPVFTEVVIAPDYEPEALEVLTAKKNLRVLRLPDGWSGGGQPDDAGVEMRPVSGGLLLQSVDRVDAVVRDDEGAVTGGDDASAWRLVAGAAADEATLADLQFAWRAIRAVKSNAILLAHDGAAVGVGMGQVNRVDSCHLAVRRAGEDRARGSVAASDAFFPFADGLQILLDAGVRAVVAPGGSIRDEEVVAAAEAAGVTLYFTGTRHFFH, from the coding sequence ATGACCGACGCCCCCACCACGACCACCGACGAGGGGCGCCGCCCGGTCCGTCGGGCGCTCGTCTCCGTCTACGACAAGACCGGGCTCGACGAGCTGGCGCGGACGCTCGACGCCGCCGGGGTGGCCATCGTCTCCACGGGCTCGACGGCCAGGACCATCGCGGCCGCCGGCGTCGCCGTCACCCCGGTCGAGGAGGTCACCGGCTTCCCGGAGTGCCTCGAGGGCCGGGTCAAGACGCTGCACCCCAAGGTGCACGCCGGCATCCTCGCCGACACGCGCAAGCCCGACCACCTCGAGCAGCTCGCCGAGCTCGGGGTCGAGGCGTTCGAGCTCGTCGTCGTCAACCTCTACCCCTTCCGCGAGACGGTCGGGTCGGGCGCGAGCCCCGACGAGTGCATCGAACAGATCGACATCGGCGGGCCGTCGATGGTGCGCGCCGCGGCGAAGAACCACCCGAGCGTCGCCGTCGTCACCGACCCCGCCGCCTACGGGGAGGTCGCGGAGTCGGTCGCCGCCGGCGGGTTCACCCTCGGGCAGCGTCGCCGCCTCGCGGCCGAGGCTTTCGTGCACACCGCCTCGTACGACGTCGCCGTCGCGAGCTGGATGGGCAACGCGTACACCGACACGAGCGGCGGCACCGGGTTCCCGGCCTGGGTCGGCGCCGACTACGAGCGCGGTGCGGTGCTGCGCTACGGCGAGAACCCGCACCAGCGGGCCGCCCTCTACCGCTCGTTCGACGAGGGCGTCGCGAGCGCCGAGCAGCTGAGCGGCAAGGAGATGTCGTACAACAACTACGTCGACACCGACGCCGCGGTGCGCGCCGCCCACGACCACGGTGACCGGCCGACCGTGGCGATCATCAAGCACGCCAACCCGTGCGGCATCGCCGTCGGCGACACGATCGAGCAGGCGTACGAGCGCGCCCACGCCACCGACCCGGTCAGCGCCTACGGCGGCATCATCGCCGCCAACCGCACCATCACGGCCGCGATGGCCCGGGCCGCCAAGCCAGTCTTCACCGAGGTCGTCATCGCGCCCGACTACGAGCCCGAGGCGCTCGAGGTCCTCACCGCCAAGAAGAACCTGCGCGTGCTGCGCCTGCCCGACGGGTGGAGCGGCGGCGGCCAGCCGGACGACGCGGGCGTCGAGATGCGGCCGGTCAGCGGCGGTCTGCTGCTGCAGTCGGTCGACCGGGTCGACGCCGTGGTGCGTGACGACGAGGGAGCCGTGACCGGCGGCGACGACGCCTCGGCCTGGCGCCTCGTCGCCGGGGCGGCCGCCGATGAGGCCACCCTCGCCGACCTGCAGTTCGCGTGGCGCGCCATCCGCGCCGTCAAGAGCAACGCCATCCTGCTCGCCCACGACGGCGCTGCCGTCGGGGTCGGCATGGGCCAGGTCAACCGCGTCGACTCCTGCCACCTCGCCGTGCGCCGGGCGGGGGAGGATCGCGCCCGCGGCTCGGTCGCCGCCTCCGACGCCTTCTTCCCCTTCGCCGACGGCCTGCAGATCCTGCTCGACGCCGGGGTCCGTGCGGTCGTCGCCCCGGGTGGCTCGATCCGCGACGAGGAGGTCGTCGCGGCCGCCGAGGCCGCCGGCGTGACGCTGTACTTCACCGGCACCCGCCACTTCTTCCACTGA
- the purN gene encoding phosphoribosylglycinamide formyltransferase — MHAPTAPGSTASVVVLVSGSGTLLQALLDATTDPAYGVTVAAVGADRPCHGLERAERAGIPTFVRSVRDHSDRAAWDEALAADLAAHDPRLVVTAGFMRILGPRSLAVAPVVNTHPALLPSFPGAHGVRDALAYGVTVTGTTCHLVDAGVDTGPIIEQRVVAVEPDDTEDSLHERIKVHERELIVQVTGLLAREGFTVQGRRVRVGRA, encoded by the coding sequence CTGCACGCGCCCACGGCGCCGGGCTCCACGGCATCCGTCGTCGTCCTCGTCTCCGGCTCGGGCACCCTCCTGCAGGCGCTCCTCGACGCCACGACCGACCCGGCGTACGGCGTGACGGTCGCGGCGGTGGGGGCCGACCGCCCGTGCCACGGCCTCGAGCGGGCGGAGCGGGCCGGCATCCCGACCTTCGTGCGGTCGGTGCGCGATCATTCCGACCGCGCCGCGTGGGACGAGGCGCTCGCCGCCGACCTCGCCGCCCACGACCCGCGGCTCGTCGTCACGGCGGGCTTCATGCGCATCCTCGGCCCCCGCAGCCTCGCGGTCGCGCCCGTCGTGAACACCCACCCGGCCCTGCTGCCGAGCTTCCCGGGCGCGCACGGGGTGCGTGACGCGCTCGCCTACGGGGTCACCGTGACGGGCACGACCTGCCACCTCGTCGACGCCGGCGTCGACACCGGGCCGATCATCGAGCAGCGGGTCGTCGCCGTGGAGCCCGACGACACCGAGGACTCCCTGCACGAGCGCATCAAGGTGCACGAGCGTGAGCTCATCGTGCAGGTGACCGGCCTGTTGGCGCGCGAGGGCTTCACGGTGCAGGGTCGGCGAGTTCGGGTCGGGCGGGCCTGA
- a CDS encoding DUF6350 family protein → MPPSAPSSTRPRSRPAAGPGPRAGTRGPRASAPDERGGGLVAAVRTGLLAAVATWAIVVLPALVGWIAAPESSLGWFTAVSVGSALWFVGHGQTVVGDGVAVSVTPVLLLLLDVYVTARFARRLFATQREVLPASRVDRTLARVLVPGFVGGYVVAAAVIAVLALGGPVGPGLLAVAGAALVPLAAVGALLLRPDDDDAPGFVRAWFRRGPTWLPAVWRIGWRGAGVLLLLGAAVVVARVVLTVGSVVSMQADYRVNLVGAAVLVAGQLLMLGNAATWALGFVAGPGFSLAAGSVVSPVAADPGLNPAVPLLAALPEQAAYPPLLLAVVLLPVLVGALLGRWVDAALEFFGNTRARFAAVATAAALAVVVVLALTALANGALGVERLAAVGVPLAPFVPALLAEVVGGACLWVGLALLRERRAERDAAAATDGRGDADDDDDADDDVDGADDDRDD, encoded by the coding sequence GTGCCACCGTCCGCCCCGTCCTCCACCCGCCCCCGTTCCCGCCCTGCGGCGGGCCCCGGCCCGCGCGCCGGCACCCGCGGCCCGCGGGCGAGCGCGCCGGACGAGCGCGGCGGCGGGCTCGTGGCCGCCGTCCGCACCGGGCTGCTCGCGGCCGTCGCCACCTGGGCGATCGTCGTGCTGCCGGCCCTCGTCGGCTGGATCGCGGCCCCCGAGAGCAGCCTGGGCTGGTTCACCGCCGTGTCCGTCGGCAGCGCACTGTGGTTCGTCGGGCACGGCCAGACCGTCGTCGGCGACGGCGTGGCCGTCTCGGTGACGCCGGTGCTGCTCCTGCTGCTCGACGTCTACGTCACGGCCCGCTTCGCGCGCCGCCTCTTCGCGACCCAGCGGGAGGTGCTGCCGGCCTCGCGCGTCGACCGCACCCTCGCGCGCGTGCTCGTCCCCGGCTTCGTCGGCGGCTACGTCGTCGCCGCCGCCGTCATCGCCGTGCTCGCCCTCGGCGGCCCGGTCGGGCCGGGCCTGCTGGCCGTGGCCGGGGCGGCGCTGGTCCCCCTCGCCGCGGTCGGGGCCCTGCTGCTGCGACCCGACGACGATGACGCCCCCGGCTTCGTGCGGGCCTGGTTCCGCCGGGGTCCGACGTGGCTGCCCGCCGTGTGGCGCATCGGCTGGCGCGGCGCCGGGGTGCTGCTGCTGCTCGGTGCCGCCGTCGTCGTGGCCCGGGTGGTCCTCACCGTGGGCTCGGTCGTCTCGATGCAGGCCGACTACCGGGTCAACCTCGTCGGGGCCGCCGTGCTCGTCGCCGGCCAGCTGCTCATGCTCGGCAACGCCGCGACGTGGGCGCTCGGCTTCGTCGCCGGCCCCGGCTTCTCGCTCGCCGCCGGCTCGGTCGTCTCACCCGTCGCCGCCGACCCCGGCCTCAACCCGGCCGTCCCGCTGCTCGCGGCCCTGCCCGAGCAGGCCGCCTACCCGCCCCTGCTGCTCGCGGTCGTGCTGCTGCCGGTCCTCGTCGGGGCGCTGCTCGGCCGGTGGGTCGACGCGGCCCTCGAGTTCTTCGGCAACACCCGCGCCCGGTTCGCCGCCGTCGCCACGGCCGCAGCCCTGGCCGTCGTCGTCGTGCTCGCGTTGACCGCCCTCGCCAACGGGGCCCTCGGGGTCGAGCGGCTCGCCGCCGTCGGGGTGCCGCTCGCACCGTTCGTCCCGGCCCTGCTCGCCGAGGTCGTCGGCGGCGCCTGCCTCTGGGTCGGGCTGGCGCTGCTGCGCGAGCGCCGCGCCGAGCGCGACGCGGCGGCCGCCACGGACGGGCGAGGTGACGCCGACGACGACGACGACGCCGACGACGACGTCGACGGTGCCGACGACGACAGGGACGACTGA
- the sucD gene encoding succinate--CoA ligase subunit alpha → MAIFLTADSKVIVQGMTGSEGMKHTQRMLTSGTTIVGGVNPRKAGTTVDFEDGVSVPVYGTVAEAIEATGANVSVIFVPAQFTKAAAVEAIDAGIPLAVVITEGVAVKDTAEFYNYAKAKGTTRIVGPNCPGLITPGVSNAGIIPANISGTGRIGLVSKSGTLTYQMMYELRDFGFSSAVGIGGDPVIGTTHIDCLEAFQNDPDTDAIVMIGEIGGDAEERAAAYIKEHVTKPVVGYVAGFTAPEGKTMGHAGAIVSGSSGTAQAKKEALEAAGVKVGKTPSEAADLMRDIMKSLSA, encoded by the coding sequence ATGGCAATCTTCCTCACCGCTGACTCGAAGGTCATCGTCCAGGGCATGACCGGCTCGGAGGGCATGAAGCACACGCAGCGCATGCTCACCTCCGGTACGACCATCGTCGGCGGCGTCAACCCCCGCAAGGCCGGCACGACCGTCGACTTCGAGGACGGCGTGTCCGTCCCCGTGTACGGCACGGTGGCCGAGGCCATCGAGGCGACCGGCGCGAACGTGTCCGTGATCTTCGTGCCCGCCCAGTTCACGAAGGCCGCCGCCGTCGAGGCGATCGACGCCGGCATCCCGCTCGCCGTCGTCATCACCGAGGGCGTCGCCGTCAAGGACACCGCCGAGTTCTACAACTACGCCAAGGCCAAGGGCACGACGCGCATCGTCGGCCCGAACTGCCCCGGCCTCATCACCCCCGGGGTCAGCAACGCCGGCATCATCCCCGCGAACATCTCGGGCACCGGCCGCATCGGCCTCGTCTCGAAGTCGGGCACGCTGACCTACCAGATGATGTACGAGCTGCGTGACTTCGGCTTCAGCTCGGCCGTCGGCATCGGTGGCGACCCCGTCATCGGCACGACGCACATCGACTGCCTCGAGGCGTTCCAGAACGACCCCGACACCGACGCCATCGTCATGATCGGTGAGATCGGCGGCGACGCCGAGGAGCGCGCGGCCGCCTACATCAAGGAGCACGTCACGAAGCCGGTCGTCGGCTACGTGGCCGGCTTCACCGCCCCCGAGGGCAAGACGATGGGCCACGCCGGCGCCATCGTGTCGGGCAGCTCGGGCACCGCGCAGGCGAAGAAGGAGGCCCTCGAGGCCGCCGGCGTGAAGGTCGGCAAGACGCCGAGCGAGGCCGCCGACCTCATGCGCGACATCATGAAGAGCCTCAGCGCCTGA
- the sucC gene encoding ADP-forming succinate--CoA ligase subunit beta, with amino-acid sequence MDLFEYQARDMFEKHGVPVLAGATATTPEQARAAAEEIGQRSGGVTVVKAQVKTGGRGKAGGVKVTKSPDEAQAAAEAILGMDIKGHTVGTVMVAQGARIAEEYYFSILLDRANRTYLAMCSKEGGMEIEQLAVERPDALARVAVDPNTGIDEAKAREIVDAAGFDAADKDQIAGVLQKLWTVYRDEDATLVEVNPLVKTEDGQIVALDGKVTLDGNADFRHADHEALEDKAAADPLEAAAKEKGLNYVKLDGSVGIIGNGAGLVMSTLDVVAYAGEEFGGQKPANFLDIGGGASAQVMADGLHIILGDEQVKSVFVNVFGGITSCDAVANGIVGALDTLGDAATKPLVVRLDGNNVEEGRRILAERDHPLVTIEATMDGAARKAAELAAAAN; translated from the coding sequence GTGGATCTCTTCGAGTACCAAGCCCGCGACATGTTCGAGAAGCACGGGGTGCCCGTGCTCGCCGGCGCCACCGCCACCACCCCCGAGCAGGCCCGTGCGGCCGCCGAGGAGATCGGGCAGCGGTCGGGCGGTGTCACCGTGGTCAAGGCCCAGGTCAAGACCGGTGGCCGCGGCAAGGCCGGCGGCGTCAAGGTGACGAAGAGCCCCGACGAGGCGCAGGCCGCGGCCGAGGCCATCCTCGGCATGGACATCAAGGGCCACACGGTCGGCACCGTCATGGTCGCCCAGGGCGCCCGCATCGCCGAGGAGTACTACTTCTCGATCCTGCTCGACCGGGCCAACCGCACGTACCTGGCCATGTGCTCCAAGGAGGGCGGCATGGAGATCGAGCAGCTCGCCGTCGAGCGCCCCGACGCCCTCGCCCGCGTCGCCGTCGACCCGAACACGGGCATCGACGAGGCCAAGGCCCGCGAGATCGTCGACGCGGCCGGCTTCGACGCCGCCGACAAGGACCAGATCGCGGGCGTGCTGCAGAAGCTGTGGACCGTCTACCGCGACGAGGACGCGACCCTCGTCGAGGTCAACCCGCTCGTCAAGACCGAGGACGGCCAGATCGTCGCCCTCGACGGCAAGGTCACTCTCGACGGCAACGCCGACTTCCGCCACGCCGACCACGAGGCGCTCGAGGACAAGGCCGCCGCCGACCCGCTCGAGGCCGCGGCCAAGGAGAAGGGCCTCAACTACGTCAAGCTCGACGGCTCCGTCGGCATCATCGGCAACGGCGCGGGGCTCGTCATGAGCACCCTCGACGTCGTCGCCTACGCCGGTGAGGAGTTCGGCGGCCAGAAGCCGGCCAACTTCCTCGACATCGGCGGCGGTGCGAGCGCCCAGGTCATGGCCGACGGCCTGCACATCATCCTCGGCGACGAGCAGGTCAAGAGCGTCTTCGTCAACGTCTTCGGCGGCATCACGTCGTGCGACGCCGTCGCCAACGGCATCGTCGGCGCCCTCGACACCCTCGGCGACGCGGCGACCAAGCCCCTCGTCGTGCGGCTCGACGGCAACAACGTCGAGGAAGGCCGCCGCATCCTCGCCGAGCGCGACCACCCGCTCGTCACCATCGAGGCGACCATGGACGGCGCCGCGCGCAAGGCCGCCGAGCTCGCCGCCGCCGCGAACTGA
- a CDS encoding esterase/lipase family protein: MGARAREATTPPKGSAVPVGPVGAAGPPRRTASSGPYVPAAGRAGLREAATGAARALLSPTGVAGAAVEATWMALHLGLYPLGLLGSRDSTARDGYGLRDLTPSQRGLAVQDVEAAHTPILLVHGMVDNRSIFTVLRRGLVRRGFGRIETINYPILTGDIRVAAARLGDEVERIAAETGYERIHVIGHSMGGLIARYYVTRLGGDARVHTLVTLGTPHHGSYLAYAWGNQLTRQLRPGSGLLTELAQPVRDCRTRFIVYSSDLDQVVVPHQNAALRHDDLDVRNVVLHGVGHMSLPITRTVVKGISEALAHLDTSGATVTPGVSPIVHAPRSRDGSAHA, translated from the coding sequence GTGGGAGCGCGAGCACGCGAGGCGACGACGCCGCCGAAGGGGTCGGCCGTACCGGTCGGCCCGGTGGGCGCTGCCGGCCCACCCCGCCGGACGGCATCCTCAGGCCCTTACGTGCCGGCGGCGGGACGGGCCGGTCTGCGCGAGGCCGCCACCGGCGCGGCCCGGGCCCTGCTGAGCCCGACCGGGGTGGCGGGCGCCGCCGTCGAGGCGACGTGGATGGCGCTGCACCTCGGGCTCTACCCCCTGGGCCTGCTCGGGTCGCGCGACAGCACGGCCCGCGACGGCTACGGCCTGCGCGACCTGACCCCGTCGCAGCGCGGGCTCGCGGTGCAGGACGTCGAGGCCGCCCACACGCCGATCCTGCTCGTGCACGGCATGGTCGACAACCGCTCCATCTTCACCGTGCTGCGGCGCGGCTTGGTGCGCCGCGGTTTCGGGCGCATCGAGACCATCAACTACCCCATCCTCACCGGCGACATCCGGGTGGCGGCCGCCCGGCTCGGCGACGAGGTCGAGCGGATCGCCGCCGAGACCGGCTACGAGCGCATCCACGTCATCGGGCACTCCATGGGCGGGCTCATCGCCCGCTACTACGTGACCCGGCTCGGGGGCGACGCCCGTGTGCACACGCTCGTCACCCTCGGGACCCCGCACCACGGCAGCTACCTCGCCTACGCGTGGGGCAACCAGCTGACCCGGCAGCTGCGCCCCGGCAGCGGGCTGCTCACCGAGCTGGCGCAGCCGGTCCGCGACTGCCGCACCCGTTTCATCGTCTACTCCTCGGACCTCGACCAGGTCGTCGTCCCCCACCAGAACGCCGCGCTCCGTCACGACGACCTCGACGTCCGCAACGTCGTGCTGCATGGCGTCGGTCACATGAGCCTGCCCATCACGCGCACGGTCGTGAAGGGGATCTCCGAGGCTCTGGCCCACCTCGACACGTCGGGCGCCACCGTGACGCCGGGAGTCAGCCCGATCGTCCATGCGCCGCGGTCACGCGACGGATCCGCCCACGCCTGA
- a CDS encoding M23 family metallopeptidase has translation MSHRVTDRSYTGRHRPVTPASPSSSSRGRRLVVPIALVATTVAGGLVIRQAGAATLGAEAAGGTAVVAGQSPDAARVAAAAGDRGAGASRDTARSALAALSSAGTAAGDEADEAATAAAAAAKKEAAAKAAAQAAAKKAAEKKARKEAADKAAAARAAQARAARAAEAKARQNSHRWVPPVSGYNLTSGYGFRWGKMHPAQDLAVGVGSKVRALSSGTVVFAGWDSTGYGNLVRIQYWDGTVSYMAHNSRLLVSVGESVEPGQLVAYSGNTGNSTGPHVHLEIHPDGGGAVAPRAWLAARGVNL, from the coding sequence GTGTCCCATCGCGTGACTGATCGCAGCTACACCGGCCGCCACCGGCCCGTGACCCCCGCGTCCCCGTCGTCGTCCTCCCGCGGACGTCGCCTCGTCGTCCCGATCGCCCTCGTCGCCACCACCGTGGCCGGCGGGCTCGTGATCCGCCAGGCCGGTGCCGCGACGCTCGGCGCCGAGGCCGCAGGCGGCACCGCCGTCGTCGCGGGCCAGTCCCCGGATGCCGCCCGCGTGGCCGCCGCTGCCGGTGACCGGGGTGCCGGGGCCTCGCGCGACACCGCGCGCTCCGCCCTCGCCGCCCTGTCGTCGGCCGGCACCGCCGCCGGTGACGAGGCCGACGAGGCCGCCACGGCCGCCGCCGCCGCCGCGAAGAAGGAGGCCGCGGCCAAGGCCGCCGCCCAGGCGGCGGCGAAGAAGGCCGCCGAGAAGAAGGCCCGGAAGGAGGCGGCCGACAAGGCCGCCGCCGCCCGCGCCGCCCAGGCGCGTGCCGCCAGGGCCGCCGAGGCCAAGGCCCGCCAGAACTCGCACCGCTGGGTGCCGCCGGTCTCGGGCTACAACCTCACGTCGGGCTACGGCTTCCGCTGGGGCAAGATGCACCCCGCGCAGGACCTCGCCGTCGGCGTCGGCAGCAAGGTGCGCGCCCTCTCGAGCGGCACCGTCGTCTTCGCCGGCTGGGACAGCACCGGCTACGGCAACCTCGTGCGCATCCAGTACTGGGACGGCACCGTCTCGTACATGGCCCACAACAGCCGCCTGCTCGTGTCGGTCGGCGAGAGCGTCGAGCCCGGCCAGCTCGTCGCCTACAGCGGCAACACCGGCAACTCGACCGGCCCGCACGTGCACCTCGAGATCCACCCGGACGGCGGCGGTGCCGTCGCGCCCCGCGCGTGGCTGGCCGCGCGCGGCGTCAACCTCTGA